The Arachis ipaensis cultivar K30076 chromosome B03, Araip1.1, whole genome shotgun sequence region AACGTGGTAGACAAGATTGAGAGTTATGATAAAGGTACATGATAGTAATTGATTGCAACTAGATAAATAGAAGGAGGAAGTAGAAGAaaagaacagaaagcaaaagaGAATAATGCAATATATTACAATAGTGGTACGTAATGAAGTAATCTTGGATTTTTGTACAAGAAATTATTAGAGAAGAGGATAGTTTGTGATATAAAAagagagaataataaaaataaaacttaataattttaaaaaaataataaaataaaaaataatttaagatgttgaatatatatttgaaataaaaatataaatttataaacGGCTAAAACCCAATCGATTGGTGACTAATCCAATCGAATTAATATACATCAAAAAGcttgtaataactagtttttgACAAATTGGTCCATTTTCATTAATCTTATAAAGTCTCTAaagtagtcaccaaaaaaaaaaaataaagtctcTAAAGTCTGGGATGATTATAAAGAGGCATTGTGGCCACATTTCATAACTAAGCATATCATAGCCTTACTATAAAGCTTTCTTGTGAATTCATATCAATTTCTTTATAGTTAAAGGTTGTTTTATACACAGTTTTGTTCATGGACCTATATTCGTATTTATTCGCTCTTTCAAGGGAGTTCTCAAATTCAGTTTATAAGATTGTAGAAGAATTTTATAACTATTTTTTTCGCGAGACTTTTATACACCACAGTTAAGAGAGAATACTACAACGTATATTAAGTGTTAAAAGAGAAACAGTTGGAAGTTGAAATTACTTCAAGTTCTAGAGATGACTTCTCTAGGTGTAGACTTAACATACAAATGGTGAAGCAATCTGCGAGGTATATAATAAGTACTCGTTGCAGGGGTTAATGAAACCCCCATTTAAGTTTGGTGGATATATAATAAGTACATCCATACATAGATACAATATATCTGAAAACCCTAACGAAGATCATGAAACATAACAACACCCTTACATAGACGGTATGATGAGCGCCAAAGAGGCAAAAAATCCTCCCAAATAAATTcaacaataaaatcttaaaaacaaAAATAGGACTGCAAACCAAAATGGCCTTGGATTTTTGGAGTGGATCTTCTCTATTATTTTCAATCTCTCACTTTTCAATATTttcactcaatttttttttttttttttttttcccctttNNNNNNNNNNNNNNNNNNNNNNNNNNNNNNNNNNNNNNNNNNNNNNNNNNNNNNNNNNNNNNNNNNNNNNNNNNNNNNNNNNNNNNNNNNNNNNNNNNNNNNNNNNNNNNNNNAAAGTGAGAAATCACATTTTACCTAACAATTGagaataaaaaaattgagaagatcCATTCCCTTGAATTTCCAAGCTTATCCACCAAAATACTATGATGTATGTTAGGAGAGGAAGTTAAGAACCAAAAGAAAATCTACACGAAAAACCATACAAGAGTGAGCGACCATGTCCAAGTATCAGAGACATTGGCTAGGTGATGaataagattaaacaaagaaagaaagactCTAATtcatttttgtattattttttacaTATTAATGTGTATTGAAAACAAAACAATGCTTGCGCAAACCGATAAAAAATTGGCCGAGAAAGGTTCTGAGTTGTTTCAGACTAATCATGTATCTCATCTTTCACCGACTCCAGATTAGAGCATTCTACTAAAACAAAGACAGACAGAAAGAAACAATGCATGTCTAAAGTATAACCAGCAACTATATGAAAATTTACTCATCTGAAATATGCCAAGTTCTCAACTCCTGTGATCCCCCAATTTGGAGCATTAAATTCGACTAAACATTGAATCGAAAAAGCATCACATCTCCTTCTTGTACAATGTAGTCTTTACCTTCAGATCTCAGCTGCCAACAAAGTAATTCCTCAAAAAAAGTAATATTcccacaaaaaagaaaagaaaagaaaaaactgtAGCAATATCCAATAAAAATCTCTCTTGGAACCCTATCATATATCTTTCCAAATCTTTATAAACCACATGCAATTCTTTTTGTTACCTTTAATATCTATCCATCAATTTCCACAAGTGGTTTGCAGCCATGATTGATTTCTTGTTAATTAATAGTTGATTGCTAAACCACTTGATTTAAGGCATATTGAACAAAAACCAGACTGGTAAATTAATAAATAACATTTGTAATATTGTGCCTTTATAGTAATCAAACAGAATATAATATGGTATGTGCATTTCTTAATAAATCTGAAGTGATTGCATGCATGTAAAACAAACGCTACTAAAATAAGCAACTCACAAGTCCTTTCTCTCTTGCAGCAGCTAGTGAACCAGCAGCAACAAAATCATCATAAGCCAcctaattaaagtaaaaattatgAAGGTTAATGCAGTACAACAAAATAGAGAAAACTGATTGTTGGTGTGAAATCTAATTTCATATGTGCAATGAATAGATATAATTGGTTGTAGTTTAAAACAATACATACTCACATCCTCATCATACACGAGTTTTCCTCCAACAACAAATTTTAATGGTCTTCACAATATTGAATTCAGTTCATGTTACATGGCTTTTGAGCCATATAAAAACACTCCTAAATAAAATATGGAAAGGATCTTTCTGTGCATTCTGGACGCAGCAACAAGAATAAAAATGCTATAATATGTTGCTGATTCTTAACTAATTAGGAGCTCATTCCTCTTATAGTTAATACTGTGTATTCATGGTTGGGTAGACACACTAGACTCACATTTTACTCCATATAGTTAGTATCTGTATGTAAGAAATTAGTTATTTACATCAAATTAATACAAACAAGATTACATAGATTAGAGGTTGTTCTGCCTTACATCCAAAGTTCAAAACGGAAAGTTTAGACAATAATTTAAGAATCTTATTATTAAAGTTTGTCAAATTTAGTCCATTCAAGTAGCATGCTACGTTTTTAGAAAAAGTCTAGGGAGCCAACATTATTTCAGCcaactaattttaaaaatcagCCAAAAAGAAATGAACATAAAGAAAGGAATTTCCAAAACTAGTCAGGATAAAAACATTCGAAACTCacgtaaaaaaaatttgaaagtgaacaaaataaaactaatctaAGGTatagaatttaggatttagggtatcGAATTTAGGATTTTGGGTTTAGAATTTAGGAGTTAGGTTAAGAAtatagaatttagggtttagggtttaaaatGTAAGGATCAGAATTTAGGTTTcagaatttaggatttaggatttagggtgatCAGAGACAGTGGCAGCCAGTGGCGGCAGAGGGGCTGCAGcaaaggtggtggttctgtgtgATTTTGTGGTGTTGGAAAGGAGAAGTGAGAAggggtaaaaaaaaataaagaaaaaacagAAAAGAGTAGCCTAATGTACAAGCATTTCGCGTTAATGCAGGATCAAGGAAGGGCCGCTcccaaatttcaaaaaaaaaaaagattgtcAATGAGTTGGTTGGTTTGTTTGTTGGTTGAAATTGATTGATAGGATATTGGCTCCCTAGTTGGAttgttttaatatatatttttttaagctCAAAATAGTTTCGATGCCAAGTCATATGCTATTATATTATATGAACAGCAGTTAAATATTACATCCTTGATGCTTACTGTTTCTGCTCGAATGAAGCCCTTCTCAAAGTCGGAATGAATTACTCCAGCAGCTTGAGGTGCAGTCATTCCTATTACAACAAAAGCTTAGAACTCAGAAGAGACAAATCTAAGTATAATATagttgtttttttctttcttttttttactattattgGTCAATCAATCTTACTATATCACAAATATGGATGGGTCATGAATCTTAAAAAGGAATGGGCATAAACAATATAATATGCAGGCATCACTCCCAGGAAGACGACATCTGTTCATTACccatcaaaagataaaaaattccATGCTAATAATAATAACCTACTTAAGTTAATATACAGCCAATCTCCTAAGCATGTTTTCAGAAAAGGATGAAATCCAGTGAGGAAATAATTAACTACTGAACAATGTAAATAAGCCAAATTACAGCGAAACTAACCTGCAAGTATTGTCCATGCTTTTGTCTCCTGTATAGGCATCAGATAAACAAGATCATTTTTGACAATAAAATATGATGTGATATGTAATCAAATCTTTCACCGACACATAAATTAGGTGTTTTgaacactttttttctttttttaaatttagaattaAGTGACCACCAGAACACTTCATCGAGTGAAGAAAGTTGTTAAACCCTAAACTCCATGTACTATAAATGTTAAGAATGTACAATAGGAATTATTAGATCAAATCTTGTTAAGGttcaatttttataaattttggcaCAAATAATCTTCATAATATGCAAATATATTAAACAGTAGAAAACTTTGGAATGAAAAATCTATTTATGTAGTTATTCAATAGTGTATCTATATCATGCAGCGCACGTGCACACACACCCATATCATTTACTAGGATAATCAGTACTATAATTCtctttaaaactttttgactttTCCTTGTACCTTTTCACCAGAAGTAAAATAAGTTCGTAACCCCAGCAGACCATAAGTTTCCCTAATTAGGTTCCCAAGACCACTTTCACTAACACCGAGCGAATTCAAATATTCTTGTCTTTCTTCCATTGGTAGTTCAGTCAGCTCGGCCTCAACCtgaaagaacaagtaatgtactTTGGTATATGTGGTGATAACAAGAACAGCAACAACTGTCTTTCAATATAAGGAATTACAACCTAGACAAACCACAACTCTAGAAAATGTATATTATACGAAGTCCCATGAAAACCACAAGGAAAGTTGCCTTTCCAAACGTGTATACCTGTGCCGAAACAGTTACGATTCCCGACTGCAGCTCAGATGCAACTTCTGTGACTTCCTTCACATAATTATTGTCTGCAGCATCAGATAGATCAGATTCTGCAACATTTGCTACATATATAACAGGTTTCATGGTGAGCAAGCAGAGATGCTTTACAGCATCCCTTTCATAATCCGTTAAGGTCACAGATCGTGCAGGTTTTCCATCCAAGAGTGCCTCACGAATCTTTTCCAGTGCAGACTTTTCTGCCTCTTCCTATATCAAGAATTTAAAAATCAGCTAGATTATACTTCAAGTCTTCAACAGAGAAATAAAACAACTAAGGAGAGATGATAGTACCTTAACTTTAGATTGTGAATCCTTTGCCTTGCCTTTCTTTAGTTTCTCCAATCTTTTATCAATCTGCATTTctccccccaaaaaaaaaaatcgttaGTAGACCAGTAAAACAATATGCCTATGTTGGGAGAAAAACAAGGGTGGGGGTACTGTGGGCCAATCTGAGGGTGGGACAGGCTTAACATAAACTGTTAGTCACAAGGTAGTTAGTAGGAAACATAAATAGAAGGGAGACAAAGAAGCAAGGAATTCAATTGGAAAATATTACAGAGTAGTTAGAATCTCTTTTGAGTTTTCCTCAATCATTGTATTCAGGTTAGCAGAGTCCGGTTGATCTAAGAAACATCCCAAAATACaccatttcttattttcttttgtttatttttcactATAATCCGAGCCAGTTTCTTCAGGACATCTTAGTTAAATCAGTGGAATccatcaataaaataaataaaatccgaAGCAACTGTGCATGGATGAGCATATGATCTGCCAGAAACAAAGCATTGACAATAGCAACCATCCCAAaggaaaataatataataatttcatctaaaaaaaaaagaagttattaTGAGAACTCATATTATAAGGGACATTGTAACTACATATCCATATCTACCATTGAATAGGATTTAGATGAAGTCCACATTCTATCTGATAGTGGACCATAGATGAGCTGGCATGGTAGGGACATTTCTTCAACAATGTTTAACACAACAAAGCCATTTTCCACTATACTTCAATGTTCTTGTAGTACTAACAAAATCAAGATAATAATCCTGAATTGTACCTTCCAAATGCAATGAAAGGGGAACATATcacaatcaaatatttttttttttatcgaaaAAGGAACGCATTCAAAGGAAGGCAGTATAATTGGGCAGAATGATAGCTAGTCAGCTGACCTGGTCCAAATCTGCAAAAACAAGCTCCAAGTTGATAACATCAATATCAGATTTTGGATCAACTTTACCATTCACATGAACTATATCATTGTCTTCAAAACATCGAACAACCTAATGTAACAATCAATAGATCCATGATAATATAAGAAACAAGGGAATCAAGATTGTGATAGCAAGTCTGTAACTACAAATATATATACCAGGGAGGGGACGGGGAATCCTCGTTTCATAACGGTTTCAACAGAAATACAAAGAAACTAGGAGACAGAAATGAGTTTGGAGAAGTAGATACCAAGTTGGAAAAAAAAGCCTCTAGGGACAAAATTTCCCATTTTCTGTTGACCCAAAAACTAGGGACAGTAGGAATAAGACAGAGAAAACTTCTTTATTTTGTCTATATCTTAGTGTTTCATATATTTTCTTTCTTAAGACACTTACCAAACATGGTATAAGGGATCATACTTCAAATGAAAAGGGCGGCCAGGTAAAAAGCATCACATGATATGCAGGATTTTAGAGGGTCGCAGGATTTAGAAAAGGATCGCACCCAAAGTGTGTAATGCGGGTAGCCTAAACTGATGCAAGCTATTACATACCATGAGATTTTATGTGCACACTTAATCATATGTATTGAATGGTTCAAAGCTTGTATATCATTTTAATTCGGAGAAGTGAAAATCATTGGTTACTATGTAAAAGTTCAACTAATGAGATACCTTTACTGAAGGCAAAAGATTTCTGGGACAATAAGAGCAGAAAGGAAATTTTGAAAATGTAGGAGGATTGTGagatatattttcaaaatatatGAAAAGTCATGTTCAAAAAATTGCATCTGTTCATGAGGTTGTAACTCATTAAAGAGTTGTATTTTCTCAAAGGGATGTTTCTCTTCATGAATATGCATCCGTATTCATGCATGTACTTAAGCATATGTGCCTCTAGATAGGACCTCAACATATTTTTTATGCGCAGAGAGAGGGAAAAAATTATCATTCTATAGAATATCATTGGTGTAAAGCTTGATTGCATGAGTACCAAAACAAATCAAGTGCTCTTCCTTGTTATCTTGCACGAGTTTGCCAGAAACTCATTTTGCACTCTCAGTTTGGATTGGTGAGAGGTGAATTAAGTCTAAAGGAAAATGTGTGTAATACATGCCTTGAAGAGTTGCACTATTCTCTTACTTAATCTTCCTACTGCAGATTATGTACCACCATTCTCATCTTCAAGGCTTCAACAAATTCCAAGATTCTCAATCCAAGTTCTCACAATTATGAGTAACAATTAGTTGCCACCATACTTTTTATGGCAGATGCCGGCTCATAGCCGAAGGGTAAAAACTGCCATGAGGTTATGACCGGGTGGTGTTGAAGTAAATGATCTAAATGGCAGATACATTAAAAAACTATAAATTGTATacaaataaaaactaagaaaatcTACAAGATATAaataaaactactaaaaaaattatatctaaAACAACTAATACTTTATCAAGAATAATATGAAACTATATATCCACATTATAACAATCAATATTAAAGATTAAAACTACTATCAATTATCAAAATAAGAATGTTAATATAAACGAAGCAGCAGAAGCAAATTGAGGATTTAGAATACAGAAAAAAAATTGAGCAGTTAGaacagaaaaaaaaagatttgaatggaaaaacaaaaacttGAGGGGTTCAAAATATAAAGAGAAGGAAGCATCTTAGATATGTAGATTCACGAACAACGTTTAACGTTGTCGCCATCCTGCGCAGGTCATGGAGCCATCATCATCAATGTTTCGTGCCAC contains the following coding sequences:
- the LOC107630622 gene encoding uncharacterized protein LOC107630622 isoform X3 — translated: MNPSLQSPNNYDGLNAALYCTQTKPVINLACWGKAPLVAVGCSGHVFSFQVPAWNLSVEAAHVSTASISVECAFPPATATQAMARAACSHLHLVPTLFHPLKSNFLRNQTLLRTAHFYGTQRRFSSFSSRISMSLRAGIVGLPNVGKSTLFNAVVENGKAQAANFPFCTIEPNVGIVAVPDSRLQGLGNKFLSHIREVDSILQVVRCFEDNDIVHVNGKVDPKSDIDVINLELVFADLDQIDKRLEKLKKGKAKDSQSKVKEEAEKSALEKIREALLDGKPARSVTLTDYERDAVKHLCLLTMKPVIYVANVAESDLSDAADNNYVKEVTEVASELQSGIVTVSAQVEAELTELPMEERQEYLNSLGVSESGLGNLIRETYGLLGLRTYFTSGEKETKAWTILAGMTAPQAAGVIHSDFEKGFIRAETVSIKDVAYDDFVAAGSLAAAREKGLLRSEGKDYIVQEGDVMLFRFNV
- the LOC107630622 gene encoding uncharacterized protein LOC107630622 isoform X4; its protein translation is MNPSLQSPNNYDGLNAALYCTQTKPVINLACWGKAPLVAVGCSGHVFSFQVPAWNLSVEAAHVSTASISVECAFPPATATQAMARAACSHLHLVPTLFHPLKSNFLRNQTLLRTAHFYGTQRRFSSFSSRISMSLRAGIVGLPNVGKSTLFNAVVENGKAQAANFPFCTIEPNVGIVAVPDSRLQVLSNLSKSVRAVPASIEFVDIAGLVKGASQGEGLGNKFLSHIREVDSILQIDKRLEKLKKGKAKDSQSKVKEEAEKSALEKIREALLDGKPARSVTLTDYERDAVKHLCLLTMKPVIYVANVAESDLSDAADNNYVKEVTEVASELQSGIVTVSAQVEAELTELPMEERQEYLNSLGVSESGLGNLIRETYGLLGLRTYFTSGEKETKAWTILAGMTAPQAAGVIHSDFEKGFIRAETVSIKDVAYDDFVAAGSLAAAREKGLLRSEGKDYIVQEGDVMLFRFNV
- the LOC107630622 gene encoding uncharacterized protein LOC107630622 isoform X5, encoding MNPSLQSPNNYDGLNAALYCTQTKPVINLACWGKAPLVAVGCSGHVFSFQVPAWNLSVEAAHVSTASISVECAFPPATATQAMARAACSHLHLVPTLFHPLKSNFLRNQTLLRTAHFYGTQRRFSSFSSRISMSLRAGIVGLPNVGKSTLFNAVVENGKAQAANFPFCTIEPNVGIVAVPDSRLQVLSNLSKSVRAVPASIEFVDIAGLVKGASQGEGLGNKFLSHIREVDSILQVVRCFEDNDIVHVNGKVDPKSDIDVINLELVFADLDQIDKRLEKLKKGKAKDSQSKVKEEAEKSALEKIREALLDGKPARSVTLTDYERDAVKHLCLLTMKPVIYVANVAESDLSDAADNNYVKEVTEVASELQSGIVTVSAQVEAELTELPMEERQEYLNSLGVSESGLGNLIRETYGLLGLRTYFTSGEKVAYDDFVAAGSLAAAREKGLLRSEGKDYIVQEGDVMLFRFNV
- the LOC107630622 gene encoding uncharacterized protein LOC107630622 isoform X2, producing the protein MNPSLQSPNNYDGLNAALYCTQTKPVINLACWGKAPLVAVGCSGHVFSFQVPAWNLSVEAAHVSTASISVECAFPPATATQAMARAACSHLHLVPTLFHPLKSNFLRNQTLLRTAHFYGTQRRFSSFSSRISMSLRAGIVGLPNVGKSTLFNAVVENGKAQAANFPFCTIEPNVGIVAVPDSRLQVLSNLSKSVRAVPASIEFVDIAGLVKGASQGEGLGNKFLSHIREVDSILQVVRCFEDNDIVHVNGKVDPKSDIDVINLELVFADLDQIDKRLEKLKKGKAKDSQSKVKEEAEKSALEKIREALLDGKPARSVTLTDYERDAVKHLCLLTMKPVIYVANVAESDLSDAADNNYVKEVTEVASELQSGIVTVSAQVEAELTELPMEERQEYLNSLGVSESGLGNLIRETYGLLGLRTYFTSGEKETKAWTILAGMTAPQAAGVIHSDFEKGFIRAETVAYDDFVAAGSLAAAREKGLLRSEGKDYIVQEGDVMLFRFNV
- the LOC107630622 gene encoding uncharacterized protein LOC107630622 isoform X1, with product MNPSLQSPNNYDGLNAALYCTQTKPVINLACWGKAPLVAVGCSGHVFSFQVPAWNLSVEAAHVSTASISVECAFPPATATQAMARAACSHLHLVPTLFHPLKSNFLRNQTLLRTAHFYGTQRRFSSFSSRISMSLRAGIVGLPNVGKSTLFNAVVENGKAQAANFPFCTIEPNVGIVAVPDSRLQVLSNLSKSVRAVPASIEFVDIAGLVKGASQGEGLGNKFLSHIREVDSILQVVRCFEDNDIVHVNGKVDPKSDIDVINLELVFADLDQIDKRLEKLKKGKAKDSQSKVKEEAEKSALEKIREALLDGKPARSVTLTDYERDAVKHLCLLTMKPVIYVANVAESDLSDAADNNYVKEVTEVASELQSGIVTVSAQVEAELTELPMEERQEYLNSLGVSESGLGNLIRETYGLLGLRTYFTSGEKETKAWTILAGMTAPQAAGVIHSDFEKGFIRAETVSIKDVAYDDFVAAGSLAAAREKGLLRSEGKDYIVQEGDVMLFRFNV
- the LOC107630622 gene encoding uncharacterized protein LOC107630622 isoform X6; protein product: MNPSLQSPNNYDGLNAALYCTQTKPVINLACWGKAPLVAVGCSGHVFSFQVPAWNLSVEAAHVSTASISVECAFPPATATQAMARAACSHLHLVPTLFHPLKSNFLRNQTLLRTAHFYGTQRRFSSFSSRISMSLRAGIVGLPNVGKSTLFNAVVENGKAQAANFPFCTIEPNVGIVAVPDSRLQGLGNKFLSHIREVDSILQIDKRLEKLKKGKAKDSQSKVKEEAEKSALEKIREALLDGKPARSVTLTDYERDAVKHLCLLTMKPVIYVANVAESDLSDAADNNYVKEVTEVASELQSGIVTVSAQVEAELTELPMEERQEYLNSLGVSESGLGNLIRETYGLLGLRTYFTSGEKETKAWTILAGMTAPQAAGVIHSDFEKGFIRAETVSIKDVAYDDFVAAGSLAAAREKGLLRSEGKDYIVQEGDVMLFRFNV